One Rhipicephalus microplus isolate Deutch F79 chromosome 4, USDA_Rmic, whole genome shotgun sequence genomic window carries:
- the LOC142814414 gene encoding uncharacterized protein LOC142814414, protein MEPPEFQYLVSFQGRKKIISARGPTEADILEALKTTDFGHSLQACRIEVYNVRHDEFVDPPAGHVFSEKDKIRLVCSENFLMSCSTTDKVTAVHEGSLPKTLESNEQSPSQQLACCENDYRLPPVPLDIKDAIERTQPGKVSSHTKSRIVGWIANHLMTITVYPGSLYEAAAKSLVLEYPVLRDTIGTVAQAG, encoded by the exons ATGGAGCCGCCGGAATTCCAATATTTGGTGTCATTTCAAGGCCGCAAGAAGATTATTTCTGCTCGTGGACCGACGGAGGCGGACATTTTGGAAGCCTTGAAGACGACAGACTTTGGCCATTCTTTGCAAGCATGCCGGATTGAG GTATACAACGTCCGACATGATGAATTTGTGGACCCACCAGCTGGCCATGTCTTCTCTGAGAAAGATAAAATCAGGCTTGTGTGCAGTGAAAACTTCTTAATGAGCTGCAG CACAACTGACAAAGTGACAGCAGTGCATGAAGGTAGCCTGCCCAAGACCCTTGAAAGTAATGagcagtcacctagtcagcagcttgCCTGCTGTGAAAATGATTATAGGCTACCACCTGTGCCCTTAGATATTAAGGATGCGATTGAAAGGACACAACCAGGAAAAGTGTCCAGTCACACTAAATCCCGCATTGTAGGGTGGATTGCAAATCATCTCATGACTATAACAGT CTATCCAGGAAGCCTCTACGAAGCAGCTGCAAAATCTCTCGTGTTGGAATATCCAGTGCTAAGGGACACTATTGGCACAGTGGCACAGGCTGGGTAA
- the LOC142814604 gene encoding uncharacterized protein LOC142814604, which translates to MRKSLCTVPAVQAARAAYGKRKDLEESTNTKRHCHVIVDLSQHVASQHDEATINSHIDYMVKEIKRPIPDMQKLGDSMEQTRPSRQKWMKEMRPSTADVVLKYPALAKAEMLHEEFIALTGVNLEKKVLEFINRYGDRCFELAKCRRCAKEAVKAIEEEVEALDGDEKKYRFAVGIVELLPMLLKEQPRFLQGPDTYPALSLKGKNASEATNIVASFEGLSVEVLDVIAGMTALMEIYWIFDVKYSGANKKTFTLLEHFCGLPTSAKQMPLVIRQISSLEKAT; encoded by the exons ATGAGGAAGTCTCTGTGCACAGTTCCAGCTGTTCAAGCAGCGAGAGCAGCTTACGGAAAACGCAAAGACTTAGAAGAAAGCACCAATACTAAGCGGCACTGCCATGTG aTTGTAGATCTCTCCCAACATGTCGCTTCTCAGCATGATGAGGCTACAATTAATAGCCATATTGACTACATGGTGAAAGAAATCAAGCGGCCTATTCCTGACATGCAAAAACTCGGTGATTCTATGGAGCAGACAAGACCATCTAGACAGAAGTGGATGAAGGAAATGAGGCCATCAACAGCAGATGTGGTGCTGAAATACCCTGCTTTGGCAAAGGCTGAAATG CTTCATGAGGAGTTCATTGCTCTCACTGGCGTTAACTTAGAAAAAAAGGTCCTGGAATTTATAAACCGGTATGGAGACCGGTGTTTTGAGCTTGCGAAGTGTCGTCGTTGCGCGAAGGAAGCTGTGAAAGCAATTGAAGAAGAAGTCGAGGCACTGGATGGTGACGAAAAGAAAT ATCGCTTTGCCGTTGGCATTGTCGAGTTGCTGCCCATGCTCCTAAAGGAGCAGCCGCGATTTCTGCAGGGACCG GACACCTACCCTGCCCTTTCGCTGAAGGGCAAAAATGCCTCTGAAGCTACAAACATAGTTGCGAGCTTTGAAGGGCTTAGTGTAGAGGTGCTTGATGTAATTGCAGGTATGACGGCGCTTATGGAAATATACTGGATATTCGATGTCAAGTACAGTGGCGCcaacaaaaaaacattcactCTACTTGAACATTTCTGTGGCTTGCCGACAAGTGCAAAGCAGATGCCGCTAGTCATACGGCAAATATCATCGCTTGAAAAGGCAACTTAA